In Styela clava chromosome 14, kaStyClav1.hap1.2, whole genome shotgun sequence, the following are encoded in one genomic region:
- the LOC120341044 gene encoding dnaJ homolog subfamily A member 3, mitochondrial-like isoform X3 has translation MSFFRSSKMIFRLCTASGAGFGTAMKVIPINRQILGATKSCFMVVNPNSSSFHTSSPILAQKDYYKILNIPRNASHKEIKKAYYELAKKYHPDTNKGDKETQQKFAEVAEAYEILSDDNKRRQYDTLGTTGFGGQQQGWPGGGFGGQHVDPEELFRKIFGDFTGRGQGGSGFQEFREYAPTEVTLDLKFTEAARGANKTISLKLMDTCPRCKGEGNEPGSKVSRCGYCGGSGMEQVVSGPFVMRSTCRKCGGTGKLITFPCGMCESKGQVMQTKTVTVPVPAGVENNQTVRMQVGTREVFITFRVAPSPIFRRQGADVHSDVKISISQAILGDSVCVPGIHSEINVKIPELTSSHHTFKYPGKGIKKINSYGFGDHFVHAKIEAPKTLTERQKELIREFAGEKNGGSKSIDYEEGSDERTKKRKKS, from the exons ATGTCATTCTTCAGATCAAGCAAAATGATATTTCGCCTTTGCACTGCCAGTGGAGCTGGATTTGGAACAGCAATGAAAGTCATACCAATAAATAGACAAATTCTTG GTGCTACAAAATCATGTTTTATGGTTGTGAATCCAAACTCAAGTTCTTTCCACACTTCTTCTCCTATTCTCGCACAAAaagattattataaaatattaaatataccaCGAAATGCATCACATAAAGAAATAAAGAAAGCTTATTATGAG TTAGCAAAAAAATATCATCCTGACACAAACAAAGGAGACAAGGAAACCCAACAAAAATTTGCAGAAGTTGCAGAAGCATATGAG attcTCAGTGATGACAACAAAAGGAGGCAATATGATACATTAGGTACAACTGGTTTTGGAGGACAGCAACAGGGTTGGCCAGGTGGCGGATTCGGTGGCCAGCATGTCGACCCAGAAGAACTCTTCCGCAAAATATTTGGTGATTTTACTGGTCGAGGGCAGGGAGGTTCAGGGTTTCAGGAGTTTCGAGAATATGCTCCCACTGAG gtCACATTGGATCTGAAGTTCACAGAAGCTGCTCGTGGTGcaaataaaacaatatcatTGAAATTAATGGATACATGCCCAAGATGTAAGGGAGAAGGAAATGAACCAGGCAGTAAAGTTTCAAGATGCGGATATTGTGGTGGATCCGGCATG GAACAAGTAGTATCTGGTCCTTTTGTCATGCGGTCTACCTGTCGAAAATGTGGAGGAACGGGAAAGCTAATCACTTTCCCATGTGGAATGTGTGAAAGCAAAGGTCAAGTAATGCAGACTAAAACAGTCACTGTTCCTGTTCCTGCAG GAgttgaaaataatcaaactgTTCGTATGCAGGTTGGCACAAGAGAAGTTTTTATAACATTTCGG GTTGCCCCAAGTCCTATATTTCGTCGTCAAGGAGCAGATGTTCATTCAgatgttaaaatttcaatttctcaAGCAATTCTTGGGGACTCAGTTTGTGTGCCAGGAATTCACAGTGAAATAAATGTTAAA attcCTGAGTTAACATCTTCTCatcatacttttaaatatccTGGAAAAGGCATAAAGAAGATAAACAGTTACGGTTTCGGGGATCATTTTGTTCATGCCAAAATTGAGGCACCAAA AACATTGACAGAAAGACAAAAAGAATTAATTAGAGAATTTGCGGGAGAGAAAAATGGAGGTAGCAAATCTATTGATTACGAAGAAGGTTCTGATGAACGAACAAAGAAGAGGAAAAAAAGTTAG
- the LOC120341044 gene encoding dnaJ homolog subfamily A member 3, mitochondrial-like isoform X2 produces MSFFRSSKMIFRLCTASGAGFGTAMKVIPINRQILGATKSCFMVVNPNSSSFHTSSPILAQKDYYKILNIPRNASHKEIKKAYYELAKKYHPDTNKGDKETQQKFAEVAEAYEILSDDNKRRQYDTLGTTGFGGQQQGWPGGGFGGQHVDPEELFRKIFGDFTGRGQGGSGFQEFREYAPTEVTLDLKFTEAARGANKTISLKLMDTCPRCKGEGNEPGSKVSRCGYCGGSGMEQVVSGPFVMRSTCRKCGGTGKLITFPCGMCESKGQVMQTKTVTVPVPAGVENNQTVRMQVGTREVFITFRVAPSPIFRRQGADVHSDVKISISQAILGDSVCVPGIHSEINVKIPELTSSHHTFKYPGKGIKKINSYGFGDHFVHAKIEAPKTLTERQKELIREFAGEKNGGSKSIDYEEGSDERTKKRKKKTYQTRIQDETDPEDSNQTIKEKDTEYKKSDSNSNLKGGGGSWWSRIKNFVFG; encoded by the exons ATGTCATTCTTCAGATCAAGCAAAATGATATTTCGCCTTTGCACTGCCAGTGGAGCTGGATTTGGAACAGCAATGAAAGTCATACCAATAAATAGACAAATTCTTG GTGCTACAAAATCATGTTTTATGGTTGTGAATCCAAACTCAAGTTCTTTCCACACTTCTTCTCCTATTCTCGCACAAAaagattattataaaatattaaatataccaCGAAATGCATCACATAAAGAAATAAAGAAAGCTTATTATGAG TTAGCAAAAAAATATCATCCTGACACAAACAAAGGAGACAAGGAAACCCAACAAAAATTTGCAGAAGTTGCAGAAGCATATGAG attcTCAGTGATGACAACAAAAGGAGGCAATATGATACATTAGGTACAACTGGTTTTGGAGGACAGCAACAGGGTTGGCCAGGTGGCGGATTCGGTGGCCAGCATGTCGACCCAGAAGAACTCTTCCGCAAAATATTTGGTGATTTTACTGGTCGAGGGCAGGGAGGTTCAGGGTTTCAGGAGTTTCGAGAATATGCTCCCACTGAG gtCACATTGGATCTGAAGTTCACAGAAGCTGCTCGTGGTGcaaataaaacaatatcatTGAAATTAATGGATACATGCCCAAGATGTAAGGGAGAAGGAAATGAACCAGGCAGTAAAGTTTCAAGATGCGGATATTGTGGTGGATCCGGCATG GAACAAGTAGTATCTGGTCCTTTTGTCATGCGGTCTACCTGTCGAAAATGTGGAGGAACGGGAAAGCTAATCACTTTCCCATGTGGAATGTGTGAAAGCAAAGGTCAAGTAATGCAGACTAAAACAGTCACTGTTCCTGTTCCTGCAG GAgttgaaaataatcaaactgTTCGTATGCAGGTTGGCACAAGAGAAGTTTTTATAACATTTCGG GTTGCCCCAAGTCCTATATTTCGTCGTCAAGGAGCAGATGTTCATTCAgatgttaaaatttcaatttctcaAGCAATTCTTGGGGACTCAGTTTGTGTGCCAGGAATTCACAGTGAAATAAATGTTAAA attcCTGAGTTAACATCTTCTCatcatacttttaaatatccTGGAAAAGGCATAAAGAAGATAAACAGTTACGGTTTCGGGGATCATTTTGTTCATGCCAAAATTGAGGCACCAAA AACATTGACAGAAAGACAAAAAGAATTAATTAGAGAATTTGCGGGAGAGAAAAATGGAGGTAGCAAATCTATTGATTACGAAGAAGGTTCTGATGAACGAACAAAGAAGAGGAAAAAAA AAACTTATCAAACCAGAATTCAAGATGAAACTGATCCAGAAGATTCAAATCAAACTATAAAAGAAAAGGATACAGAGTATAAAAAATCTGATTCGAACTCTAACTTGAAGGGGGGAGGCGGCAGTTGGTGGAGCAGAATAAAAAACTTTGTTTTTGGTTAA
- the LOC120341061 gene encoding uncharacterized protein LOC120341061, giving the protein MNFDNGNDSNVLPVENEYETNIMDTDDTSNYQQETMNQNRTKPLSPLGCEVKKKKRFICVFTIFLLVDILITAICLVFVMQGKAGEINEVRADYAAYTNISELRSELPSEWGNISDTKLLNKFERISHKIDHKRKVRLAGGTTEKEGRVEILYMGEWGTVCDDTWGTKEAQVICEMLDFSEALEAPTNARFGPGRGRIWLDQVNCGGIETSIGDCLHESWGHHNCRHDEDASVICE; this is encoded by the exons ATGAATTTTGATAATGGAAACGATTCTAACGTTTTACCTGTTGAAAACGAATATGAGACCAACATCATGGACACTGATGATACATCAAATTATCAACAAGAAACAATGAACCAAA ATCGTACAAAACCTCTATCGCCTCTCGGATGCGAAgtgaaaaagaagaaaagattCATCTGCGTCTTCACAATTTTCTTGCTGGTCGATATTCTCATCACTGCAATTTGCTTAGTATTTGTGATGCAG ggGAAAGCGGGGGAAATTAATGAAGTTCGAG CAGATTACGCAGCCTATACAAACATATCAGAATTAAGAAGTGAACTTCCATCAGAATGGGGAAATATTTCTGATACGAAATTGCTCAACAAATTCGAAAGAATTTCTCATAAAATTG atCATAAGAGGAAAGTTCGTCTCGCCGGCGGAACAACAGAAAAAGAAGGGCGTGTGGAAATTTTGTACATGGGTGAATGGGGAACCGTTTGCGACGATACTTGGGGTACAAAAGAAGCTCAGGTTATCTGTGAAATGTTGGATTTCTCTGAGGCATTAGAGGCTCCGACAAACGCACGTTTTGGACCCGGAAGGGGTCGCATTTGGCTTGATCAAGTTAATTGCGGTGGAATAGAGACCAGTATTGGTGACTGTCTACACGAAAGTTGGGGACATCACAACTGTAGGCATGACGAGGACGCATCGGTCATTTGTGAATAA
- the LOC120341044 gene encoding dnaJ homolog subfamily A member 3, mitochondrial-like isoform X1: MSFFRSSKMIFRLCTASGAGFGTAMKVIPINRQILGATKSCFMVVNPNSSSFHTSSPILAQKDYYKILNIPRNASHKEIKKAYYELAKKYHPDTNKGDKETQQKFAEVAEAYEILSDDNKRRQYDTLGTTGFGGQQQGWPGGGFGGQHVDPEELFRKIFGDFTGRGQGGSGFQEFREYAPTEVTLDLKFTEAARGANKTISLKLMDTCPRCKGEGNEPGSKVSRCGYCGGSGMEQVVSGPFVMRSTCRKCGGTGKLITFPCGMCESKGQVMQTKTVTVPVPAGVENNQTVRMQVGTREVFITFRVAPSPIFRRQGADVHSDVKISISQAILGDSVCVPGIHSEINVKIPELTSSHHTFKYPGKGIKKINSYGFGDHFVHAKIEAPKTLTERQKELIREFAGEKNGGSKSIDYEEGSDERTKKRKKISKSQYMSSVRHAETYQTRIQDETDPEDSNQTIKEKDTEYKKSDSNSNLKGGGGSWWSRIKNFVFG; the protein is encoded by the exons ATGTCATTCTTCAGATCAAGCAAAATGATATTTCGCCTTTGCACTGCCAGTGGAGCTGGATTTGGAACAGCAATGAAAGTCATACCAATAAATAGACAAATTCTTG GTGCTACAAAATCATGTTTTATGGTTGTGAATCCAAACTCAAGTTCTTTCCACACTTCTTCTCCTATTCTCGCACAAAaagattattataaaatattaaatataccaCGAAATGCATCACATAAAGAAATAAAGAAAGCTTATTATGAG TTAGCAAAAAAATATCATCCTGACACAAACAAAGGAGACAAGGAAACCCAACAAAAATTTGCAGAAGTTGCAGAAGCATATGAG attcTCAGTGATGACAACAAAAGGAGGCAATATGATACATTAGGTACAACTGGTTTTGGAGGACAGCAACAGGGTTGGCCAGGTGGCGGATTCGGTGGCCAGCATGTCGACCCAGAAGAACTCTTCCGCAAAATATTTGGTGATTTTACTGGTCGAGGGCAGGGAGGTTCAGGGTTTCAGGAGTTTCGAGAATATGCTCCCACTGAG gtCACATTGGATCTGAAGTTCACAGAAGCTGCTCGTGGTGcaaataaaacaatatcatTGAAATTAATGGATACATGCCCAAGATGTAAGGGAGAAGGAAATGAACCAGGCAGTAAAGTTTCAAGATGCGGATATTGTGGTGGATCCGGCATG GAACAAGTAGTATCTGGTCCTTTTGTCATGCGGTCTACCTGTCGAAAATGTGGAGGAACGGGAAAGCTAATCACTTTCCCATGTGGAATGTGTGAAAGCAAAGGTCAAGTAATGCAGACTAAAACAGTCACTGTTCCTGTTCCTGCAG GAgttgaaaataatcaaactgTTCGTATGCAGGTTGGCACAAGAGAAGTTTTTATAACATTTCGG GTTGCCCCAAGTCCTATATTTCGTCGTCAAGGAGCAGATGTTCATTCAgatgttaaaatttcaatttctcaAGCAATTCTTGGGGACTCAGTTTGTGTGCCAGGAATTCACAGTGAAATAAATGTTAAA attcCTGAGTTAACATCTTCTCatcatacttttaaatatccTGGAAAAGGCATAAAGAAGATAAACAGTTACGGTTTCGGGGATCATTTTGTTCATGCCAAAATTGAGGCACCAAA AACATTGACAGAAAGACAAAAAGAATTAATTAGAGAATTTGCGGGAGAGAAAAATGGAGGTAGCAAATCTATTGATTACGAAGAAGGTTCTGATGAACGAACAAAGAAGAGGAAAAAAA TCAGTAAATCACAATATATGAGTTCTGTGAGACA TGCAGAAACTTATCAAACCAGAATTCAAGATGAAACTGATCCAGAAGATTCAAATCAAACTATAAAAGAAAAGGATACAGAGTATAAAAAATCTGATTCGAACTCTAACTTGAAGGGGGGAGGCGGCAGTTGGTGGAGCAGAATAAAAAACTTTGTTTTTGGTTAA
- the LOC120341055 gene encoding uncharacterized protein LOC120341055 — translation MSWKTFHVCAISCVALGCIMLIVAISSASWMVACMKYDNIFKAMKGFSSEPMTEEQKDQFDLGVQMLKGTDFCVHHGLLKLTMAAGNIMNVNMGIDITSMPRSTMFGAFILVVALVLGVIGGIILIVAIGGEQGSYDGKSKVAQRTRSGLIVLTVAGICTVIGMAAYTGGTAQAVHNPLLFMASMGQSLSSVFQQQLPMGRGKRDISLDGLGLDEDMKQMMSTMFEGMDPMYGYAFYLGWVSAVFLVISAIFTGVAKQSLLRQPYAGASSVKL, via the exons ATGTCTTGGAAAACTTTTCACGTTTGTGCAATATCCTGCGTTGCTTTGGGGTGTATTATGCTTATTGTGGCAATTTCCTCAGCGTCATGGATGGTC GCCTGCATGAAATATGATAACATTTTCAAAGCGATGAAAGGCTTTTCGAGTGAACCTATGACCGAGGAACAAAAAGATCAATTTGACTTGGGAGTGCAGATGCTAAAAGGAACGGACTTTTGTGTGCATCATGGTTTGTTAAAACTGACAATGGCAGCTGGAAATATTATGAACGTGAACATGGGGATTGACA TTACCAGCATGCCAAGAAGCACCATGTTCGGAGCTTTTATTTTGGTGGTAGCACTTGTTCTCGGAGTGATTGGTGGAATTATCCTGATCGTTGCTATCGGCGGGGAGCAAGGTTCTTACGATGGCAAGAGTAAAGTAGCTCAACGTACTCGATCAGGGCTGATAGTTCTCACGGTTGCAG GGATTTGCACAGTCATTGGTATGGCCGCATACACAGGGGGAACCGCTCAAGCTGTTCACAATCCTCTGCTGTTCATGGCAAGCATGGGCCAGAGCTTGAGTTCTGTATTCCAACAACAACTACCAATGGGAAGAGGGAAAAGAGATATCAGTCTTGATGGTTTGGGCCTTGATGAAGACATGAAGCAAATGATGAGTACGATGTTCGAGGGAATGGATCCCATGTATGGATACGCATTCTATCTGGGATGGGTTTCGGCGGTTTTCCTCGTGATATCCGCGATCTTCACTGGAGTTGCAAAGCAGTCTCTACTTAGACAGCCTTATGCCGGGGCAAGCTCTGTGAAACTCTAA